In uncultured Bacteroides sp., one genomic interval encodes:
- the aroQ gene encoding type II 3-dehydroquinate dehydratase yields MRIQIINGPNINLLGKREPSIYGAVSFEEYLKDLCEKYPDIEIQYFQSNVEGEMINKIHEVGFDFDGIILNAGAYTHTSIALQDAIRAIKSPVIEVHISNVHARESFRHVSMISAACLGVICGFGLDSYRLALEALLAKTK; encoded by the coding sequence ATGAGAATACAAATTATAAATGGACCTAATATCAACCTATTAGGTAAACGTGAGCCTTCTATTTATGGCGCAGTTTCTTTTGAAGAATATCTTAAAGATCTATGCGAAAAATATCCGGATATTGAGATCCAATATTTCCAGTCAAATGTGGAAGGAGAAATGATTAATAAAATTCATGAAGTAGGTTTTGATTTTGATGGCATTATTTTAAATGCTGGGGCTTACACTCATACTTCAATAGCTCTCCAAGATGCCATAAGAGCAATTAAATCACCTGTGATAGAAGTGCATATCTCAAATGTACATGCTCGCGAATCGTTTCGTCATGTTTCTATGATCTCAGCTGCTTGTCTTGGGGTGATTTGTGGGTTTGGACTTGATTCTTATCGTTTGGCTTTGGAAGCATTGCTTGCCAAAACAAAATGA
- the xerD gene encoding site-specific tyrosine recombinase XerD, producing the protein MKINNKRDNNDKNRLLIKKYEQYLLLEKAYSRNTLDAYLSDLDKLLSFLMLEEIEIVDVTLDNLQNFAAGLHDIGIHPRSQARIISGIKSFYRFLILDDYIESDPTELLECPKIGFKLPDILSVQEIDSMISTIDLGKKEGQRNRAILETLYSCGLRVSELINLKLSELYFDEGFIKVEGKGNKQRLVPISPRAIKEIKNYFIDRNTIEIKKDFEDYLFISRRGTSLSRIMVFHIIKEQAEITGIKKNVSPHTFRHSFATHLLEGGANLRAIQCMLGHESITTTEIYTHIDRDMLRSEIIEHHPRNIRYREKQKIIVKEAENKDCLPDET; encoded by the coding sequence ATGAAAATAAATAATAAAAGAGATAATAACGACAAAAACAGACTGTTAATAAAGAAATATGAGCAGTATTTACTCTTAGAGAAGGCCTATTCAAGGAATACTCTGGATGCCTATTTGAGCGATTTAGATAAGCTACTTAGCTTTCTAATGCTAGAAGAGATAGAAATAGTGGATGTAACCTTAGACAATTTACAAAATTTTGCAGCCGGATTGCATGATATTGGAATACACCCCCGTTCACAAGCACGAATTATTTCGGGTATAAAATCGTTTTATCGCTTTTTAATTCTGGATGATTATATAGAATCAGATCCGACAGAATTACTGGAATGCCCTAAGATAGGCTTCAAGTTACCAGATATTTTATCAGTTCAGGAAATCGACTCCATGATTTCAACAATTGATTTAGGGAAAAAGGAAGGACAACGAAACAGGGCTATTTTAGAAACACTTTATAGTTGTGGGCTTCGTGTTTCAGAGCTCATCAACTTGAAACTTTCAGAATTATACTTTGATGAAGGTTTTATCAAAGTAGAAGGTAAAGGAAATAAGCAACGACTTGTTCCCATATCTCCCCGAGCCATCAAGGAAATAAAAAACTATTTTATCGATCGTAACACCATCGAAATTAAAAAGGATTTTGAAGATTATCTTTTCATAAGTAGAAGAGGTACAAGTCTTTCCCGCATTATGGTTTTTCACATAATCAAAGAGCAAGCAGAGATTACAGGGATCAAGAAGAACGTTAGTCCACACACCTTCCGTCATTCTTTTGCTACCCATCTATTAGAAGGTGGTGCAAATCTTCGTGCTATCCAATGCATGCTAGGACACGAATCAATTACAACCACAGAAATATATACCCATATAGACCGCGATATGCTTAGAAGTGAGATAATTGAACATCATCCGCGTAACATCAGATATCGTGAAAAACAGAAGATTATAGTTAAAGAAGCAGAAAACAAAGATTGTTTACCAGATGAAACATAA